GCGGATCAAGGGCGGCTTCGCTTCAGTCGGCAGAAACGCGGCAGCGAGTGCTCGGCCGCAATGCACGGGACGTCAGGGTTGAATCTGGTGTTTACAATGAGGTGAGAAACTCCAACGCATCGTCAAAAATCCACGACGCGAGGGCCCATGGCCTAAAGTCAAAATTTCCTCCCGATGCTGAATCAGATACTGATAAAAGCAAATGTAATGGTAATCTAATCAATGAATTAGTTGTGTATGAGCCACAAGACCGTGGAAATTCAAATCTATCACAGGTCACTAACCTTCAGAATTACATTTCCCTAATGAAGTCAGGCAGCTCGTGTCTACGGGGTTGCATAAACACAGAACAACAAAGGCAAGCACATTATCAAGGATACACAGAAATGGAACGCGAGGGACACTGTGGTCCGTGCCCACCAGTGAAAACAGCCCAGGAGACCGAGTTAAAAACAGCACAGTTCGCCTCGGGTAAATCAGCCCGACATGCAAATATTAAGCTTAAATCCGATGCAGATAAACAGACGCATCCCAATTACTCATCACCCTCCACCGTAGCGCGGACGAACTGCACGAAGTCGTCGCCAGCCGACGCTAACGTGCACGTTGACGCCGCCGCCCACTGTGATTCCAACGCACCGCCAGCACCGATCCAACGCCTCAGAGCACCTTCCACTCGCACAGGCCCAGAATGTAGGCCCACGCCCGTCGCCCGGGCGCGCTCGGAGCTCGGCCCCGCCCCCCCGTGGCTTCCGGCTCACTCCCACCCAGCTGGTGcggccctgctgctgcctccctccccGCAGTGCTGCAGATCAGCGGCCCTGCACCAGAGGCTGGAGACGGTGGAGGCCAGCCTGGCGGCCAACAAGGCCAGGATCACTACTCTGCTGAACATCATCCACGACCTGGAGACGTGCCACGCTCCCGCCAGCGGGTGAGAGGCTTCACATGCATGTTCACATGTAATGTGAGGATGCTTGCTTCGTTGTTGTGCAAACAATAACTCATTTAATTTGCTATTTAATTGCAAAATGTGTGCACgataaaacatttaaacctaTAACTGAGCATCTAGCGCTAAAACTGAAGGGTCAGCTACAACTTGTAAATGATTAATATACTGCTCTGAGTCCTCTACAGGGTCAGCACCAGAACATGTCCTCCAGAATTAATGGTAACGCTGATCTTTGGCTTTCCAGAGAGTGATCACTTGCATTTACTGGCGCCACTCGCTCGCTTTGTGATTCATGGGAAACCTCAGCATGCACAGTATTATACTGTAGTATCTAAACCATCGTTTTCCTAGGTTAAAAGAAATGATGTGAAAGATTAACATATGTCAAATTTATAACAGTCAACAATGTAGCAGGAAGGAAAAGCACTAATTAAAGAGAATCTTCCAGTTAGATGTTGTGAAACTAATTTCATGGTGTGAGACGACCTGTAACGCTACTGCAAACACGTCTGTGCAGTGTGACAGGAGCCGGCGAGGGCATTCCAAGGGGGCACGTCTCAGATAGATTTAGCCACATAACTCTTCTGGGACAAATAACAGGAATTAAAACAGCCTCCTGGAAATATGTCTCCGTCAATCAATCTCTTCCACCGCGGTGCGCTAATAAGTCGTGACTGCCTCTGAGGTTATGTTTAAGAATAACTCCTATAATCAGCTGATGTCTGACATAAAGCATGTCACGCGTCCCGTGGCTGCCACCAGTAGCCCTAATGAATATCACTCAACGCGTGGGCGTGAGAGGATGCGAGATTTGAAAGCCTATATTTAATACATGCAAATGGCTTTTTTGTTTATTCCAGTCGACGAGGCTGCGAAACGGGACAGGACCTCAAGAACTGCTCCACCTGCCAGAAGACGGCGTGCATCGTCTACAGGTGAGATCGGCCTCCAGCCCAAATGACATGAACAAATACAAGCTGAGCCGCGGCTGGACGGGTTCAAAGTGGAGACTTCATCTAGCGTTGCAGGAACACAGTTCAGCAAAGCGCCGCGCACCGAGAGTTAATGACCTAATGCACGGGCGGCGCACCAAGAGGAAAGCCGGGCGCCGCTCAGTTGTTTCTCACTCAGAGGACGGGAGAGATTACGTTCATCTCCTGAGCAGACTGTAAATCACTTTGGAATAAGTGTCAAACTTAATTGCTTAAACGCTTGATTCAGTGTATTTTTACTATGTAATACATTCATCAAGAGGTAAAACTGACACAACCTGGCAAAAAAGGATGTAGGAGGAGATAAAGATGTCACAATATATAGTCTGAAAAGTGattaacacattcacacagtggtACCTTAACTATGACGGCGAAGGGGTCTGTTGAGCTGAGAAGCTTCACTCTCCGGCTTTGGACTGGGTTTGCATCCATTAGCTGTGCTGTTGCATCAGCTGGGGGCAGAAGAAAAATAACAATTCTAATTatgacagaaacacagcacacgGATGGGAGGCTGAGGCGTCATCAGCTTTTGGAAAAAGgctcagcaaagcagaacccAAAGCGTCTTTATCGGGAAAAAGTCAAAACATCCCTCTTGATCCACTTATCTTCCGAACCTCGTTTGCATGACAACAATGTTGTTGGCTGatacagggtttttttttgttggttttgttgtCCTAAAGTCTGAATATAGAAGGAGGCGTTCAGCACCGGTGTTAATCTTGCGTCTCTGCCCGTCCAGCGTGGAGTATGACTTCAGGCAGCAGGAGAGGCGCTTCCTGGAGGTCCTGAACCAAGCGAGAGGAGCCGACGCCTACCCCGCCCACCTGCCCCCCCCGCTGAGCGCCGGCCTGCTCCGGACCCTCGTCAGGAACGTGACCAAGTCCAAAGGCAGGAGCAAAAAGCTGTGCAAGGCCCTGTTCCGGTGGCTGCCCAGGAAAATCcagcaacaataataataaaataatccGCCTCAACAATAGGTCTTTGTGttccaacaccccccccccccccccccccctccgccacccccccaccacccgcCAATAGAAGGACAGCGTTATGAATTAGGCTCCTGCCCAGTAGAGTTCCACCGTCCTGCACACTGTCAAAGCTCATAAGCTGGATTTTGTACTAGAATTCACCTCTGACTTTTGTGACCTTCAGTTGCAGTTGTATCATCCTTAgggatttttttatatttgacttCATAAGGTTTtcgttgttttgttgttgcttgaAATCTGTGGGTGACCGCAGCCCCAGACGTTTAGGTCTAGTTTTACATATAAGACTCTGTTCTCTTATTATTATCAGTGCACTGTGAGCTTAAACGGACCCGCTTCTTCTAAGACTCTACTGTACCTGTAACACAACAGACCCTTTTGGATGCAATACTTTTGAACTGCGACAATAAAAAGCGTTTCCTGACCGCCTCGTCTGCACATTTGTTAAGTCTCCAGGCAGGAAGCCTCGGTGCATCTACACCTTTCTGCAACCGCAAGCTGTCTACGCGCGAGCGGAAAATAGAGACACATTCATTATAATTTTGCCAATTGTGCTGATGGTCTCCAAATCCCCGAACAATCTGAACCTCATAAAGGCTCCGCggtaaaacaatgacaaaaggcTGCAACGAAGCATGAGTCCCAGTCATACAGTCATTCATGCAGCCGTGGAAAAGTTGTCTGTGGCAACATGAAACGAAACTGTGCCGGCGGCTCGACCGAGGCTTTTATAAGTGATCAGTGCGGGAGAGTTTTGGATAAAAGCTTGTGAGCAAAGAACATAAACAGCGAGTGCTTCAGCAGTGGGCCAAGATATTACACTCGTAGCAGAAGGTACTTAGAAGCTTTAATTGAAATGCCTCTAGAAGAAATAATAGCGAAGGAAAATGAAATTCTTGCAACGATGTTACTTGAGGGAGACGTGGGCTCGTAGCAATCTATGCCTTATTACGGCCTTATGAAAGaagaagtgtttgtgtgcagcactGCTCCACCAGCAAAGTGCATTTATCAACTGTAAGTGATACGTTTCCCCACTGGAAATAATAACAATtcatgcagagctgcagtgttaATGAGCGTTCGTAAATGCCCCGCTGCAGCTCATATACTGTGCGTAAGCAGCTCCGGCCCCGTACGTCTCCGCATTAGAATCAGTTTACAGCACAATTTGTGGTTCAGTTCATCCAGTTATCAGAGGAACAGTTGATTTCAAATGATGCTCATCCGATAATTTGTCTTTTGTGCGAAAGAGGCTCCTTCAGAAAGCTTAAATCCTAACATTGCAACAACACTGCATCAGATCTTATAACGTGTCAGTGAAGTAAAGCATAAAGAAAGCATCACTTCAATGTGTTGTGCAGGACGTGATGGTTAAAGACATTTCAGACATAAGAAGAGCAGTTTTCTGTGTCTCGTGGTGTGTAATCACAGCAACCTGATTCTTTGGAAATGTTATATCTGGGCATAAACTGCTTAGAACTGAGAAAATGTCCCTAATTAACAGCACCTTGAACCATTGAGTCCCTGAGCTCGTGTGATGGTGCAGAGAAAATTGGCTTCAGTAAGTAAACGTTGTTTGTCTTCTTTCTTCAAGTATTATTCATCTCAATTTCCTGTCTCCCTAAGTGTGCGCTTGCCTCCATATGAGCTGAAATCAATGACATCATCGCTATGAAGTGCAAGTCGGGCCTCGTCGCCGACCGAGGAGCAACAGCGGCCAGTTGAAGACCATCACTCACCGTTTTGTGACATTTCACATATTAGCTCTGACTGGAAGGTGAGCGAGCGGCGGGCGCTGCCAACGCCGCTGAAAAGTTACACTCTGCAGCCCTCAGCCACTTTCAGCTCATTATTTTGGTTCACTGGTCCGTCTGGTTGAGGTCCAGTGACTCTCGCCAGCCCCGGCATATGAAAGGCATGGGCCGCTGCCAGCTCTCAGCCTCAGAAACAGATCCACGGCGCTTTTGCAGCAAGGAAAGGCTGAAAAACCAGGCTAAAGGGCGAACGCTGCACATGACAGCGTCACACGGCTAATCTGTTAGCATTAGCAGTTAGGTGGAACCATCCGAAATGTTTGTGGTGGCTGCGAtgaggtcatgttctgatgctgttTAGAGCTGGATCAGATGATCAGTGGTTATAATAATGAGCATGTTCTGCTTTATTTAGGCAGCTGAGTAGCATGTTTTTGCATTTCTGCCCCACCGTGAGCCGTGATTCATGCGAACGTTTAATCCGGTGCAACGTCTTCGTcacctgccaacagcagcggGTCTGACACAGCTTTAAAAGGTGGAGCTGGACGAAGCGGGACGCTGTGAGTTTCCCATCacgcgtgagtgtgtgttgtgctgtgtctGCTCCATGTGACACACTTTCTCATTTCCACTGCAGTGTTTTTCTCCGAGGGCACCCTGCTGTGCACCGACAGGCATTCAGGCCGAACTTCTGTGCAAACTGGCCTGATACGTCTCTCTCCACTAATAATGAAAATGTGCACAGCTTTCACGCCTTattgtttaaattttaatatcaGCTCGACAACGTTGTCGGTATAATTGCTTTGTCTCGCATTGTCTCCGTTGTGTTTACTCTGTCGCTTTTAACTGTTCCTATTAAATTTGTCcagttgctgctctgtgacaTTAATATTAGCCATTACACGCTGATGCCTTTTAAAGGTGGTCAATACAGTAAAAGGGCCGCGTTTGTGGCGCTAATTAAATTTCAACCGTGCGGTCTCCGTGTAAACAGcggcttcatctgctgctctcGGAGTCTGGTATTTTTCCAAATAAGCTCCATCCTCCTGCGCTGTCACTTCCACTGACAAATGTCTTCATCATGCCAAGCAGAGAGAAGCTCATATTTAAGCTTTTATAGAGTTCAGTTTCCTCCACTGAAGGCAAGATGGAAATTGTGCTTATTTAAGACGCCTGGATGCCTAAGGGCTGTAGAAATAaggttacatactgtatgaccaACCTTAACCCCCAGCGTGGTTTATTTAATAATGTATTGTCTGTGTCTCTATACCCAAACATGAAGACAGCTACTGatgcatacacacagacagagtttGTGCCCTTTTATTTTCACCAAGTGCCAACAACCGCATTTCAGGTCACTTGTAATCCAGTTCCAGTTGTTTGCATCAGCTTGTCTAATTATTATGCAGCctcttttctgcttttatttccaccaaatatataaataacacaTTCTTCCCTATTTTGCCTTTCGTATACGCACGTGTCCGTGCCAGTTTGATTCACAGACGGAGCTAATGACTCATCCTGACGTGACGGCCCGCTGGCAGTGTTCCTTTGGGGACAGAAAGAGGTGAAAGAGGGCAGGGATTTGGGGTTtactcccactcctcctctcaGGGTTGAACGTCCTTCCGAGGGGCTTTAGAGAAGCAGTAATCCACTGCGATGGGAGGGAGCGCTTCCCTGGGACACGTCGCACGGCCGACCGCcacggaggaggaaggaagtcGGAATCGCTTTGCACACAACGAGGAGAGAATCACTCACACTCTCATTTGGCCTTGAACACGAATAATTCATAAtaacgcacaaacacgcactgtCGAATATAAACTAgctgatttttttaaatgggaGACCATGCGTTTAACAGGGGAAAGGGTGCTGCTGGAGTGAGTGACAGGACAGATGTCAGAACACAGAGCATGACGACCACCACAGCATTTGCACCACCAGATGGTGGTGGTGTAACCTTTGTGATCCAAGGCTAGGAACACTGACCTTTGCTTCCTCCAGCAAATTTTCAGGAGGATGATGATCTTGTGTGTTGCCAGTTCAGCAACAAACATGTGAGATCTGGGGAATTCTCAATTCTCCAGTTACATCATCTTTCTGGGTTCCTGGGGATGATGGAATTACTCTTGTTCAATAACTTAAAAGTAGCTCCTCTCAAGATATTCAAGTGTTTACCGTGTTTACTTAAGGATGTCTTAATTTACCTTAATCTATTTATTGCTTAAAACCGATAACAATTGTAAGAAGTCGTCTTTTTTTGCCGTCGCCATGTACTGAACTGTACAGCACTTGGGTCAGCAGACTAACGTGCTGAACTAATACTACTGTTCCATACAGTATCTCCGGTGTCTAACGTCAGCAGGTTAATAATGTGCGTGCAAGCATGTGCTTGTGTTGACGCTAGCTTTACATAAATGCTAACATCGACATAACAAAACCCTGGATCACACAGAGCTGCTATTGGATCATGGGTAAAACGAGAAGAATGGGGTGAAATCTTTTAATTAACAAACCTTAGTTGCAAAGAAACACGTTACATGACTAATTTTACCACAGATGATAAAATACGATAGTGTGGAAGCGACAGTCTGAAATATTTTCCACTGACAGAGTCTCGTTATTTGATTTTAAAGACGGCTTTAATGTTGGAAGACAGCGTTGGTTTGGTGCAGCAACACAGAGCGGGTCAGATCTGCGGCCTTGAAAATGTGAGAAACAGCTTGTTAGTCAGAAACATCACTTCAGGCACGCTCACATCTCGTTATAACAAGGGGATTGACAGTCAACACAGCAGTGAGGTCGTTGTGATTTCCTTCATTTATGGAGACTGTTCAAAATTACATAAATATGTAATATGACAATGACGTTTGTAAGAAATGTATTTTCACTAACTATTAGGAAACATTTTTTATCCTCTTGTTTATCCTCTTGTCttgtttataattttattatcGAGTCAGACTCATTCTGTTCACTTTACGCAGAAGGGCTACAGGTATATTTGAAGAAAGCATCTCTAGTTGtagtaattaataaatgaagtcacaattacattttaaaaagtggtgagaaataataataataataagaataagaataagagaatattaaaaaaacatgagcaCACTGACTTCAGTTAACATTTTCTCTCAATCATAGTTGAGTTCCATTAAACCTCTGTCTGTGTCCGTAcgtgtccagcaggtggcagaaCAGAGTTGTTTATTAGAATTAGAAGGTACAGACTACTGTATTTATTCACTACCTATTTTGTGGATGGGTTGACtttgaatacattttatttattttatattttatttatagtaatatacaaattacaaattaaaaaattGGCCTCAAACAAAACATTCTTTAGGTTGTTGTTTGAAAAAGATATTGTCTGGTGTGGCTCAGTGAGTGTCTATATAACCCTGATGCCCTGAACCAGAGAAATGATCCTAGCTGATTTATGTTGTCAATATGACATTAATAAGACATTGAGCGTGACATCGCCCCAGTGAAAACTGATTTGGACCCATAATTGTCACCAAGCAATGAGTGAGTGTTAtgctatagtgtgtgtgtgtgtgtgtgtgtgtgtgtgtgtgtgtgtgtgtgtgtgtgtgtgtgtgtgtgtgtgtgtgtgtgtgtgtgtgtgcgacacaTGTTGAAAGCcattttaaaaactaaaacaacactGACAAGCCTCATAGGCCAACTGTGACACACAGAGATTAATAATTCCATTACTTGGCTCCAGGTGCCAGTTTTCCCATAAGGACAGAAACAGGGGAGagcgaggaagagagggaggggacaaaacagagagaagagacagaggTTGTACACCAAGGCAGGGCCAGACCAGAGACTGCTCATGATGTGGGACCGGGGTGAGATGTGAGATGGGTTCTGACAGATATTAAGGACAAAGCATGAGGTAAGTCACTGATTATTCTTACCGCATGTATGTTTCATTTGAAGCAAATAGACACTGCATAACCCATTAGGATTAACAGTGATAGGGTCATTGCAAGTGATGTTGGTCAGGAAATATTTGTGTTCCAACAGTAGGACTTTGTTTCCTAATGTCCTAAAGCTCTAAAGGTTCATTGATCATTAATTATATCCTACTTAAGATAAgatattttaaacatttgtgtATCACGATTATTTTCAGATTTAGCACAAAAAGCCTTTTATGATCTTACGACTTGTTTTGAACacagttatactgtatgtaattaaATAATCTGATTATGGTTCTTCCCTTTTCCTTTGTTGTGTGGTTCCACAGGGTCGGCATAGGAGGACGATAATACACCTGCACTATAAATCCTCCTTGTATGTCACTTTGTCAAATTTACCACTCTGTTATTAGCAGTTTTATTTTCCCCTTGTTGTTGAATAACTAGCACGTGGTTGTATACGTTACTATTACCCTCTGACTTATCTGTCACCTGCCAAACTTAATTTACTTCATGACGCAGGGACTATGTTACATTTCGTTTGTCTGTCAAACAGAACATATTGTGTTGTGATCTACATGCTATGGACAGCTGGTAAATATGCACCACATATTAAAAATACGAGATACGATGTGTCACGTCCAATAGTACTAATTCATAACTTTCAGCACTTAAtctaacaaaaacaaagtcatcatggaaacaggaagtgttatCACTGAGGCCAGTCTGTTGACAATAGCAGGAGCATTAAAACCTTGAAAACAGTCCACTAACAATTATTAGCTTAATTAATAAAGATACAAAGGATTTACTTTGCAGCCAGTTGGGCACTGGATGGAAAAAGAGGATGGAAGCGGGTCATGAACAGATCGGTGCAGATATAAAGGGAAGATCTTGAAAAAACGTACACATAAACAGTACGTTTGgaattatttactttatttcttcGACTGTGACAGTTTTACGATTGCAGGGACCTGACAGTAAAATACAATGAGGTGCAGCCCTGCTTTAATGAAGGGCTTCTCGTCTTTACGGCCACCAGCTGTTTCATACGTGTAGACTTAAACTACGTCAAGGCCAGCTattgtgtttacatgtactGTTCCAGGCGTGCGGTATTGTTTTTGTACTCATGATGGATCATCTGTGTAATACACACACTCTTAGATGAGTTGTCATAGCAACTGTGATGATACAGGAAGTGTAAAATCGGTGTTTTTGGTTTAACAGTGgttcttcttgtcttttttcATGTGCTCAATTCAGCCCCTTTGACAGTGATAAACTTGAAGCTACAGTGTGACGTGAAGGGCATCCAGTGGTGATTGAGGCTGTTTGGACCCCATAATGTGCACCGCCCTCCGctggctggtgctggtgccctTCATCGCTCTCACCATCGGCGGCAACGTGATGGTGTGCCTGGCCGTGTGGCTCAGCCGCCGGCTGCGGCGCGTCGCCAACTGCTTCGTGGTGTCGCTGGCCGTGACCGACCTCCTGCTGGGCCTCCTGGTGCTGCCCCTCTCCGCCGCCGTGGAGCTGCGGGGCCAGAGGTGGCCCCTGGGAGGAGCCCTGTGCAACGCGTACGTCTCGCTGGACGCCATGCTGTGCACGGCCTCCATCGTGACCCTGCTGGCCATCAGCGCCGACCGCTACCTGGCCATTTCGGCGCCGCTCAGCTACTGTCGGCGGGTCACGCCTGCGAGGGCGGCCGCGGCCCTCGTCGCCATCTGGGCCTGGTCGCTGGCTGTGTCCTTCGTGCCGATCCACCTGGGCTGGAACACGGCAGACTACAGCGTGCAGCACCTGGACTGGGCCAcgggggctgaggaggaggagggacgctACTGTCACTTTGAATGGAATAACAACTACGTTCTCATTTACGCCTTCGGCCTGTTTtacctgcctctgctgcttaTGTGCGGAATGTACCTTCGAATCTTCAGAGTGGCGCGAGAGCAGGTCGGCGCTCGTTATCATTAGAACGCTTGAATCAGAACTCCTTCACCGATTGATTTATCATTGCTCGTGCCTGCAGGTGCACCGCATCCGTGCTGCCACTCCGTCCTTTGCTCGCAGGGCGTCGACTTCGGCCGTGGCCCGTGAGCACAAGGCCACCGTGACCCTGGCGGCCGTCCTGGGGGCCTTCGTCCTCTGCTGGTTTCCCTACTTCACCTACCTCACCTACACGGGCGTGAAGGAAGAGACAGCGCCCCCCGACACGCTGTCCTCTGTGGTCCTGTGGCTGGGCTATTTTAACTCCACCCTCAACCCCATCCTGTACCCGGCCTTCAACAGAGATTTCCGCCGGGCCTACGCAGAACTGCTCCGCTGCAGAGGTCTGTgtgacaggaaaacacagcGTGGGCGTGTACCTGTGCAGAAACAGCTGACCTTCGCTAAGGGACAAACGTCTGCGAGTCAGAGTGAGGAAAGCAAACAAGGGGGGAAACTCTGACTCTGGTGAAATGCTGTGAATGTGATGGACTATATTGATTGGCAGCAAAATAACAATAAGCTCATAATGACAACTGCCCACTAACGCTGTTGTATCATGTTATAACtttctaaatattatatatatatatatatatcatatatatacacaacagAATGTGTGCTAAACTGAACAAACGGCATAgagtttatttacattttacatttccagCCTTAGTGACAAACTGTGTGGGCTGAGAGTGGCTCTAATTGAACCTGAATAAACATTCATCcaatgacagaggaggagatctcttcacaaaaaaaaatcctcctgTCACCCACTCACCCTGTTAGGACAAGGAGTGGAGGGGTGGATGAGGCCTGAAAGAGCCACGCATCACATGGAAGTAATTGCGATATTAACTCTGCTCTATCAATTTTACCTTTATATACAGTGAAGGTGTTCCAAAGAACGTCTGGCTAAGCCCGTGGTCTCTTATAAATACGCACGTACAAGAAGCTGCATGCAAATCAACAGACCGTGTTCTGTTCTAATCAAATGTGcctccactagatggcagcaaaaACAGCTGTTCATTAAAACCAATACTCCTGACAACAtgcttccttcctccctgtggCATGAAGCGATGGGGTCAGGCAACAGGGCAAACAGCAGGTCTGCTCTGGTTGATGGTGCAGTTAAACATCCTGATGACAGTTCGACAGATTCGTTTACTGCTTGTTGGTGAACGTGTGCTGGTGGTTGGTGTTTGTGAAGTCGCATGTCCACAGACTGCATGTACCTGTGACTGTAGCCAGACTGTTATTGTATGTAATCCTATGCGTGTCTCTCATTTCAGATAAAGATAATATTTTATTAGTTACATCACATGCAGCTCATTTAATCTTCTTTGTTTGCATTAATACTTTTACTTCCTTTAATTAAAGATTGACAATACTCATCCATGTAGGTAATTGctacattgttattatttttaaccaGTTGAGTTTATTAAAAACTGTGGACAGATGATCATCATTTTAGGCTTTTTGCACCCTTACTGGCACCTTTTTACCTTTTCAGGGTTCCAGCCATTCATCAGTGTTGTGTATTTAAAGGAATAAAGTTCTGAAAAGCCGTTgttgtgtcaggttttcgttcttggttttattttgaaagggctCTTCTGTTTTCGatcccagtttcctgttttattttggtagtctcccggtctctgttttgtgttctagcttcacttccgggttatgtcacgtcacagctgttcttgtttcacccggtcattattcacacctgcacgtcatcagtaatcgagtcccgttgtatttaaccaccacctgtgtccttagttccctgccagattgttgtgtttcttcagtgtcccagtttcatcagcgtattcgagttccatgagtgtatgtatgtttcatcgcctgaccctggactgctactgaccgtgagtttgtctcatccctgcctgtccttttgctgagcctctttgtgtacgaaccctgcctggacattggactcgagattgcctgctccccttgttactgctttaaaccctcccgtgtatgacctggaccgtttgaccgtgctttggaaaataaacttccttttgatcataaccctgcctccgtgctgcgcatgtgggtcctttcattgccgccccctgacagaacaatctggccaaacttggacccagccagcacttagcctccggtcaggtcagtgactgtttttccttgttttttttacggcgagtataactctcccgcggaagtatggagtttacctgcgccgagctacccagcgacctacatgtttatttcgagatcctcgcggaggattaccgacgggctagtaacccgaaggaccagcgctgcgccgtggaggtggcgatattgacgctggaggacgatgacaccgcgttagatcaccccagtgttcgtcgcctctatgagcgattgtgcgcgaagtctgacgagctaagcgacgcgctctgcaccacgccagcgccggtcgcaccgccgatggtttcggtttcctcttccccgccccgtcggatcgtcgtgcctgcaccaacctgcccagctccctggttgtttccctgggaggatttcctgctctcacgcggtcctcagtctccagttcagccgcgcgctgctcggtctccagttcagccgcgcgctgctcagtctccagttcagccgcgcgccgctcagtctccagtccagccgcgcgccgctcagtctccagtccagccgcgcgccgctcagtctccagtccagccgcgcgccgctcagtctccagtccagccgtgttttgcccagtctccagctcag
This Betta splendens chromosome 14, fBetSpl5.4, whole genome shotgun sequence DNA region includes the following protein-coding sequences:
- the hrh2b gene encoding histamine receptor H2b, with amino-acid sequence MCTALRWLVLVPFIALTIGGNVMVCLAVWLSRRLRRVANCFVVSLAVTDLLLGLLVLPLSAAVELRGQRWPLGGALCNAYVSLDAMLCTASIVTLLAISADRYLAISAPLSYCRRVTPARAAAALVAIWAWSLAVSFVPIHLGWNTADYSVQHLDWATGAEEEEGRYCHFEWNNNYVLIYAFGLFYLPLLLMCGMYLRIFRVAREQVHRIRAATPSFARRASTSAVAREHKATVTLAAVLGAFVLCWFPYFTYLTYTGVKEETAPPDTLSSVVLWLGYFNSTLNPILYPAFNRDFRRAYAELLRCRGLCDRKTQRGRVPVQKQLTFAKGQTSASQSEESKQGGKL